The following is a genomic window from Brevibacterium limosum.
GGTGTCGTCTCGCAGGGCTACCTCCGCGCCACAACAGATACCCCGCACGCTGAGAACTATATCGTCGCGGTGCCCACCCCATTCAAAGACGGACACGAACCGGACCTGTCCTTCATCGAAATCGCTGGCAAGCAGATTGCGCCGTTGCTCGAGGGCAACGAGCTCATCATCTTGGAATCGACCTCGCCTCCCGGGGCCACGGAGTTCCTGGCAGACACGGTCATCAGGGAACGTCCGGATCTCACGCTCAAACCCGGCAGCGCACAGACGGTCTACTTCGCCCACTGCCCGGAGAGGGTTCTGCCGGGTCGGATCATGATCGAGTTGCGCACGAACGACCGCATCGTCGGCACGCTCAACGGCAACGCCGGAGACCGGGCACGGGCTCTGTACGAGCTGTTCTGCGAGGGCGAGTTCCTCATGACCGATGCGCGGACGGCAGAGATGGCGAAACTGACCGAGAACGCCTATCGCGACGTCAACATCGCCTTTGCCAATGAGCTGTCGATGATCGCCGATGGCCTCGACATCAACGTGTGGGAGCTCATCCGGCTCGCGAACCATCATCCGCGTGTGAATATCCTGCAACCGGGTCCGGGCGTCGGCGGGCACTGCATTGCAGTTGACCCTTGGTTCATCGTCGCGACCGCGCCGCAGCAGTCCTCCCTGATCAGGACCGCACGCGAGGTCAACGATGCCAAACCCGGGTATGTGATCGACAAACTTCTCCCCCAGGCGCGGCGAATCCAGGACGTGCGGATCGCGGCCTTGGGTTTGGCTTTCAAACCGAACATCGATGACCTGCGCGAGAGCCCTGCCCGCCGGATCGTCGGCCAGCTGGCCGAGGAACTCCCGCAGGCGACCATCATGGCCGTCGAACCGAATATCGATGCACTGCCCGATGAGCTCGAGGCTCTGGACAATGTCACGCTCGCCGAGGTGAACGAGGCCGTCCGCGCGGCCGACATCGTGCTCCTGCTGGTCGACCACACCGAGTTCACGCGGCTCGATCAGACCCTGCTCACGCAGAAGATCGTCCACGACACCCGTGGCGTGTGGAATTGACCTATGAGTCTCTTTCTGGCCCGAATGCCGGATTCGGAAGAGCGGGAACTGAGGTCCAGATATACTTTTACCGCAAGTTTGACGTCGCTCCGCTCCAGAGGCGATTATCGCTCGGGCCATGGCGTTGGATGAGCGGCGAGGGAACAACCACCGACGATTGGAAGAGTAGTGTCCTACTTCATTGATGCACAGACTGTGTTGGAAGAGGCGACTTCTGCAAGAGCCGAACGTGTGTGCTTTCGTACGGCAGATGACTTCTCTTTTGCCGAGGTCAATCTCAGCTCCATCGAATCGGCGCTGAGCGGTGAAACACCGGAAAAGTACAAACTCCAACGCAGAGTCGATCGCCGCTGGACAGACATCGGCGGGTATGCCAAGGTATTCGATTCCACCAGGATGTTCGCCGATCTCTCACGAAGCGCCGACTCTGTTGCTGACGTCTCTCGAGCTGAACTTCTCACTGCAATCAGATCTTCACCTGGCCGATTTCATCTTTCACTCAAGAAGATCCTGGGCCGCCTCGGAGAGAGGCTGGCGACACGACCGAACGCACAGCTTGTAAGAGAATGGACGTCGTATTTCGCTGGAATCGAGGCCCACATAGACGACGATCATTTCACGTATTTCATCTCCACCATCAAATTGCTCGAAGTGGCCCTTTCCAATGGTCTCGAAGATTTCGTCGCGGAGCCGGACGCCACTTCGTTGAAGACGCTCGTTTCCCGAATCGATGGCTTTGCATCGAACTTCGAGTCTGCCCCTTCGCAGATTGCGGCTCTGAATCTTCTAGGCAAGATCTTCAGCTTAATTGATCGATCTGCAGCCGCGGACTACTTCTCTTTGATCGGGCAAAAGGATGACAATGACCTGATTTCGTACTTCTACACCGATGTGGGTGCGCTGACCTACTATTCTCATGGTCAAGTCGTCTCTCCCCAGACTTCGGCACGCACACGATCAGTCCAAGAGAGCATTCACGAGATCACAGTCAGTCAGACGGGCAATGAGCTGGGCATTCTCGTATCTGTCGACCCCAACTTCTTTCGCATCTACAGCTGGCTGATCTATTACTATGCCCAGCAGCTGCCTCATATTGATTTCAATTTCCTGATCTGCTGCGACCAGGACTCGGCAGAACAACTGATCTCCGACGGTGAGATGTATGCCGAGGCTCTCTCAACTCTGAACAAGTCGGGAATGCCCGAGAACGTCGGCTACTTTCGCATTCCTGTTCCAGACTTCGCCAACCAACAGAAGACGTTCTATGCGTGTGCACGCTTCTATGCCGTCGAACGTCTGCTGAAAGAATATCCCCAGGTCTACAGCATGGACGCGGATCTTATGTTCACAGAGGATCCGACGAAATTCTTCTCACGGGTCAGGAATCTTCGGGTCGCCGCTCCCGAGAGCGTCGGGCTCACCTATCTTTCGCCATGGCGACGGCATCTTGCTGGGAACATTCCTCTCAACAGTTCTGTGCTGAACACGGATTTTCTGTCCGACCTGCAGGACTACATATCCTATGGTCTC
Proteins encoded in this region:
- the wecC gene encoding UDP-N-acetyl-D-mannosamine dehydrogenase translates to MPPTATAQRPSVAVIGLGYIGLPTAAVLASSGAEVVGVDVNADAVNTINAGQVPFVEPDMATTVAGVVSQGYLRATTDTPHAENYIVAVPTPFKDGHEPDLSFIEIAGKQIAPLLEGNELIILESTSPPGATEFLADTVIRERPDLTLKPGSAQTVYFAHCPERVLPGRIMIELRTNDRIVGTLNGNAGDRARALYELFCEGEFLMTDARTAEMAKLTENAYRDVNIAFANELSMIADGLDINVWELIRLANHHPRVNILQPGPGVGGHCIAVDPWFIVATAPQQSSLIRTAREVNDAKPGYVIDKLLPQARRIQDVRIAALGLAFKPNIDDLRESPARRIVGQLAEELPQATIMAVEPNIDALPDELEALDNVTLAEVNEAVRAADIVLLLVDHTEFTRLDQTLLTQKIVHDTRGVWN